A single Desulfovibrio piger DNA region contains:
- a CDS encoding type IV pilus twitching motility protein PilT, with product MTMTNPGWYPREPRIRWDYAGINDLLLWGTRCGMSDLCLRSALPAWMRLNGTWRMVTQRAITTDELLSALERLTRNNSVAALIKSGQSDYDFAHEIEESRGVRRRYRGNATPVADGYSTGVKIVFRAIPSMPPALEDLHVEQEILDHAMPSNGLVLVTGVMGSGKSTLLAAILRRIIEKGGRNVSTYESPIEFDFDAIPNPGGPVSQSTIPEHLKSFLTATRNSTRTAPDVVLIGESRDPDTLRGMIESAEIGVAAYSTVHTRSVPETLSRIINVFPIAERLQITATLISSLRLIISQRLVPLPDNSGRTALREYLAFTPEIRETLLNTPLERLIPQAEELLSSSGQRIQDAAERAYAGGHIGRDIYQAILAERKARQNSPSHALALEETS from the coding sequence ATGACCATGACGAATCCCGGCTGGTATCCTCGTGAACCGCGTATCCGCTGGGACTATGCGGGCATCAACGACCTGCTGCTCTGGGGAACCCGTTGCGGCATGTCCGACCTGTGCCTGCGTTCCGCGCTTCCGGCATGGATGCGCCTCAACGGAACATGGCGGATGGTCACGCAGCGGGCCATTACGACCGATGAACTTCTGTCCGCACTGGAACGTCTGACCCGGAACAATTCCGTGGCCGCGCTCATCAAGTCCGGCCAGTCGGACTATGACTTTGCCCATGAAATCGAGGAAAGCCGAGGTGTGCGCCGCCGCTATCGCGGCAATGCCACCCCGGTGGCCGACGGCTATTCCACCGGCGTCAAAATCGTGTTCCGTGCCATTCCTTCCATGCCCCCGGCCCTGGAAGACCTGCATGTGGAACAGGAAATTCTGGACCATGCCATGCCGTCCAACGGCCTGGTTCTGGTCACAGGCGTCATGGGAAGCGGAAAAAGCACACTGCTCGCCGCCATTCTTCGACGCATCATTGAAAAGGGCGGGCGCAACGTCAGCACCTATGAATCCCCCATAGAATTCGACTTTGACGCCATACCGAACCCCGGAGGCCCGGTATCGCAAAGCACCATTCCCGAACATCTGAAATCGTTTCTTACGGCCACGCGCAACTCAACGCGCACGGCGCCGGACGTGGTGCTCATCGGGGAAAGCCGTGATCCCGATACGCTCCGGGGCATGATCGAAAGCGCGGAAATAGGCGTTGCCGCCTATTCCACGGTGCATACGCGCTCCGTACCGGAAACCCTTTCCCGCATCATCAACGTCTTTCCCATTGCGGAAAGGCTGCAAATCACGGCGACGCTCATTTCCAGTCTCAGGCTCATCATTTCCCAGCGTCTCGTTCCGTTGCCGGACAACAGCGGACGCACGGCGCTGCGCGAATATCTGGCCTTCACTCCCGAAATCCGGGAAACCCTGCTGAACACGCCCCTGGAACGTCTGATTCCGCAGGCCGAAGAACTGCTTTCCTCCTCCGGCCAGCGCATACAGGATGCCGCCGAACGCGCCTATGCCGGAGGCCACATAGGCAGGGACATCTATCAGGCCATTCTGGCGGAGCGCAAGGCAAGGCAAAACAGTCCGTCCCACGCACTCGCTCTGGAGGAAACGTCATGA
- a CDS encoding DNA topoisomerase 3 — MRLFIAEKPNLGKAIARGLGGGRTEQGCIRCGDNIVTWCFGHLLEPAYPEAYCPEYAQWRREHLPIIPSSWKYVVKRTSKAQLDTIGKLLRDAASVVHAGDPDREGQLLVDEVLEHFRYRGPVFRIWLPSLDDRSVSIALGNITDNAANAPLRDAARARMMADWLVGINATRALTITGRENGRTEVLSLGRVQTPTLALVVARDREIAHFKPSDYFVLRASIIHPHGECSVTFVPSDSQDGLDSSGRLVDLAQVAAVLESVNGKEGTVLESLREKKTRPAPLPHCLSSLQKSASARLGMSAKRVLDVAQSLYEKKLTTYPRTDCRYLPEEQHGEAASILSRLAGVSGLEQLAGKADSRLKSTVWNTKKITAHHAIIPTGEPAESLAGEERALFLLIATAYCLQFHPPMRYEAQKIAVALGDTRWEASGRRLLEAGWTALSRDDDDSDEQEQELLPLMEQGDAVRCRNAESVRKKTSPPSRFSEGSLIDAMAHVHLLVKDGQAKATLKESKGLGTEATRANIIETLKERGYLVAEKKSIVSTPLGQEIIDLTPPALKDPITTAAWEDQLEAIAQGKGSLDAFLSEQKRLLPTLLAPILERKASPAHVCPDCGAALQRRKRKKDDSWFWSCSAYPDCKTILPDDNGKPGSPRPKPTLSEHACKACGKPLVLRSSAKGKFYGCSDYPRCKQIYPVGENGAPVFEGRKGRKEQ, encoded by the coding sequence ATGAGACTTTTCATCGCTGAAAAACCGAATCTTGGAAAAGCCATTGCCAGAGGACTTGGCGGGGGACGCACGGAACAGGGCTGTATCCGGTGCGGAGACAACATCGTCACCTGGTGCTTCGGCCACCTTCTTGAACCCGCCTATCCTGAAGCCTACTGCCCGGAATATGCCCAATGGCGGCGCGAACATCTGCCCATCATTCCTTCCTCATGGAAATATGTGGTCAAGCGCACGTCGAAAGCACAGCTCGACACCATCGGCAAACTGCTGCGCGACGCCGCCTCCGTCGTCCATGCGGGCGACCCTGACCGGGAAGGCCAGCTTCTTGTTGATGAAGTGCTGGAACATTTCCGCTATCGCGGCCCTGTCTTCCGTATCTGGCTTCCTTCCCTGGATGACCGCTCCGTCAGCATCGCTCTCGGCAACATCACGGACAACGCCGCCAATGCGCCTTTGCGGGACGCCGCCCGCGCCAGAATGATGGCCGACTGGCTGGTCGGCATAAACGCCACCCGCGCCCTGACCATCACAGGCAGAGAAAACGGACGCACGGAAGTGCTTTCCCTCGGCAGAGTCCAGACGCCCACGCTGGCGCTGGTTGTGGCCCGCGACAGGGAGATTGCCCATTTCAAGCCCTCGGATTATTTTGTGCTGCGGGCAAGCATTATCCACCCCCACGGAGAATGTTCCGTCACCTTCGTGCCTTCCGACTCGCAGGACGGACTGGACAGCTCCGGGCGTCTTGTGGACCTTGCTCAAGTTGCCGCCGTTCTGGAATCGGTCAACGGCAAGGAAGGAACGGTTCTGGAATCTCTGCGGGAAAAGAAAACCAGACCCGCCCCCTTGCCTCATTGCCTCTCTTCCCTGCAAAAATCCGCTTCCGCCAGACTCGGCATGTCGGCCAAGCGCGTCCTGGATGTCGCCCAGAGCCTTTATGAAAAGAAACTCACCACCTACCCCAGGACAGACTGCCGCTATCTGCCGGAAGAGCAGCATGGCGAAGCCGCATCCATTCTAAGCCGCCTTGCCGGAGTCTCCGGCCTGGAGCAGCTTGCGGGCAAGGCGGATTCCCGCCTGAAAAGCACGGTCTGGAACACGAAAAAGATTACCGCCCACCACGCCATCATTCCCACCGGGGAACCTGCGGAAAGCCTTGCCGGGGAAGAACGCGCCCTTTTTCTGCTGATCGCCACGGCCTACTGTCTGCAATTTCATCCGCCCATGCGCTATGAAGCCCAGAAAATCGCCGTTGCTCTCGGAGATACCCGATGGGAAGCCTCAGGGCGGCGACTGCTGGAGGCCGGATGGACGGCGCTTTCCAGGGATGACGATGATTCCGATGAACAGGAGCAGGAACTTCTGCCGCTCATGGAACAGGGCGACGCCGTGCGCTGCCGTAACGCGGAAAGCGTGCGGAAAAAGACTTCTCCTCCCTCACGATTCAGCGAGGGGAGCCTGATTGACGCCATGGCCCACGTCCATCTTCTGGTCAAGGACGGTCAGGCGAAAGCCACGCTCAAGGAAAGCAAGGGCCTCGGAACCGAAGCCACCCGCGCCAATATCATTGAGACGCTGAAAGAACGCGGCTATCTCGTCGCCGAGAAAAAATCCATCGTATCCACGCCGCTGGGGCAGGAAATCATCGACCTGACGCCGCCCGCTCTGAAAGACCCCATCACCACCGCCGCATGGGAAGACCAGCTTGAAGCCATCGCCCAGGGCAAGGGCAGTCTGGACGCCTTTCTCTCGGAACAAAAACGTCTTCTGCCGACGCTGCTGGCTCCGATTCTGGAACGCAAAGCCAGCCCCGCCCATGTCTGCCCCGACTGCGGGGCCGCTCTTCAGCGCCGTAAAAGAAAAAAGGACGACTCATGGTTCTGGAGCTGCTCCGCCTATCCCGACTGCAAGACCATACTTCCCGATGACAACGGCAAACCGGGAAGTCCCAGACCGAAACCTACGCTTTCGGAACACGCCTGCAAAGCCTGCGGCAAGCCTCTCGTCCTGCGCAGCAGCGCCAAAGGCAAGTTCTACGGCTGTTCCGATTATCCCCGCTGCAAGCAGATATATCCGGTCGGAGAAAACGGGGCCCCCGTTTTTGAAGGCCGGAAAGGGAGGAAGGAACAATGA
- a CDS encoding ArdC family protein, whose protein sequence is MSEQPRERKNRFQISREVQEEFVNGIAETMLSLAEKAGDWQRGWTSDTPVGMPFCPVTGREYSGANLVRLLLTTIVRGYADDRWMTFNQLQSFQNAHPELQMNIRKGERGVKVLRPEEVAYIVEENGAWKFLTREELRRIEEMKDRGQDVPDVQRKTLFYPFTVFNAAQIEGFPAKERPAHAMTQIERHEMVERFIASSGVHVRHYGGDPCFNMEKNEVALPYPERFSGTDEYYAAKLHEFFHATGHETRENRQLKNAQTIKSYAFEEMRAEMFSMLAGAHLALPMPETNSAAYIANWNQKFSGGDVKAVFQAASEAAKILTVLHQFESDEQPAARWFPRREAWPELVELQKQRDAACGVSFHAEESSGSQVFERLSRNSAFSEPLSFTEAAVAFKNTDNPVTKTRLILQNPDFLNLALKQDPDSVMELAALFDKMAHVLHMEMDDKLRPAPGALEHNAPLLEQQAASAQRMRI, encoded by the coding sequence ATGAGTGAGCAGCCGCGCGAAAGAAAAAACCGCTTTCAGATAAGCCGCGAAGTCCAGGAAGAGTTCGTCAACGGCATCGCTGAAACCATGCTTTCCCTGGCGGAAAAAGCCGGGGACTGGCAACGGGGCTGGACCTCCGACACTCCTGTGGGAATGCCGTTCTGTCCCGTGACCGGCAGAGAGTACAGCGGGGCGAACCTTGTTCGGCTGCTGCTGACAACCATTGTCAGGGGATACGCCGATGACCGGTGGATGACCTTCAACCAGCTTCAGAGCTTTCAGAACGCCCACCCCGAACTGCAAATGAACATCCGCAAGGGCGAACGGGGCGTCAAGGTGCTGCGGCCGGAGGAAGTCGCCTACATTGTGGAAGAAAACGGAGCCTGGAAATTCCTGACCAGGGAAGAACTCCGGCGCATCGAGGAAATGAAGGACCGGGGGCAGGACGTTCCCGACGTTCAGCGCAAAACGCTTTTCTATCCTTTCACGGTCTTCAATGCTGCCCAGATTGAGGGATTCCCCGCCAAGGAACGTCCCGCCCATGCCATGACGCAGATTGAACGGCATGAGATGGTGGAACGCTTCATCGCCAGCTCCGGCGTTCACGTCAGGCACTACGGCGGCGATCCCTGCTTCAACATGGAAAAAAACGAGGTGGCCCTGCCGTATCCCGAACGGTTCAGCGGTACGGATGAATATTACGCCGCCAAACTGCACGAGTTCTTCCATGCCACCGGGCACGAAACGCGGGAAAACCGTCAGCTGAAAAATGCGCAGACCATAAAGAGCTACGCCTTTGAAGAAATGCGCGCGGAAATGTTTTCCATGCTGGCCGGCGCGCATCTTGCGCTGCCCATGCCGGAAACGAATTCCGCCGCCTATATCGCCAACTGGAATCAGAAATTTTCCGGCGGCGATGTCAAAGCCGTGTTTCAGGCAGCTTCGGAAGCGGCAAAGATACTGACGGTGCTGCATCAGTTTGAATCCGATGAACAGCCTGCGGCAAGGTGGTTTCCCAGACGGGAAGCATGGCCGGAACTGGTGGAACTTCAGAAGCAGCGCGACGCGGCCTGCGGCGTTTCCTTCCATGCCGAAGAGTCTTCCGGCTCGCAGGTCTTCGAGCGCCTTTCCCGAAACAGCGCCTTCTCCGAACCGCTGTCTTTCACCGAGGCAGCCGTTGCCTTCAAGAATACGGACAACCCGGTCACAAAAACGCGCCTTATCCTCCAGAACCCGGACTTCCTCAATCTGGCCCTCAAGCAGGACCCCGACTCCGTGATGGAGCTTGCCGCGCTTTTCGACAAGATGGCCCACGTTCTCCACATGGAAATGGACGACAAACTCCGCCCAGCTCCGGGCGCTCTGGAACATAACGCACCCTTACTGGAACAGCAGGCTGCCTCGGCGCAGCGCATGAGGATATAA
- the icmT gene encoding IcmT/TraK family protein, with protein sequence MNGEVLWRDTGLTPKIFILDARAIFPLALWLFHWSWWTAAIACLGIVALFFVQRSGMSPLACLRAIRTAFMGRRRESRYTETLWRKRCRW encoded by the coding sequence ATGAACGGTGAAGTTCTCTGGCGGGATACCGGTCTCACGCCGAAAATTTTCATTCTGGACGCCCGTGCCATCTTTCCCCTGGCGCTGTGGCTGTTCCACTGGTCCTGGTGGACGGCGGCCATTGCCTGCCTGGGCATTGTGGCCCTGTTCTTTGTTCAACGCTCCGGCATGTCGCCTCTTGCCTGTCTCAGGGCGATACGCACGGCGTTCATGGGCAGACGCCGGGAGAGCAGATACACCGAAACCCTCTGGCGCAAACGATGCCGCTGGTAA
- a CDS encoding lytic transglycosylase domain-containing protein produces MRALCLFLSILCLSPGMAFSAERAKVVVPMTRPLTTGCVLDAARASGMPPAALFGLLATEGGSMGEALSNTNGTWDLGCFQINTVHVNELAAMGIAPETLLRDGCVNAYAAAWLLRKEYERTGDLWLAIGTYHSRTPHRRDAYIRKVRTNLEELRRRGIFSLSSLQEAQQ; encoded by the coding sequence ATGAGAGCGCTCTGCCTGTTTCTGAGCATCCTTTGTCTGTCTCCCGGCATGGCCTTCTCCGCCGAACGAGCCAAAGTCGTCGTTCCGATGACACGCCCTCTGACCACGGGCTGTGTTCTGGATGCCGCCCGTGCAAGCGGGATGCCTCCGGCCGCGCTTTTCGGTCTGCTCGCCACGGAGGGGGGAAGCATGGGCGAAGCTCTGAGCAACACCAACGGCACCTGGGACCTGGGCTGTTTTCAAATCAATACCGTTCACGTCAATGAACTGGCCGCCATGGGCATAGCCCCGGAAACCCTGCTTCGGGACGGCTGCGTCAACGCCTATGCCGCGGCATGGCTGCTTCGCAAGGAGTATGAACGGACCGGCGATCTCTGGCTGGCCATAGGCACGTATCATTCCAGAACGCCCCATCGCAGGGATGCCTATATCAGAAAGGTCAGAACGAACCTGGAAGAACTGCGTCGCCGGGGT
- a CDS encoding DotD/TraH family lipoprotein (Members of this family include DotD of type IVB secretion systems and TraH of plasmid conjugative plasmid systems, both lipoproteins.) encodes MFRNLVLCLCCLFLAACVGREQSSAPPPADFVSTTLGHAAEQAHGELAMIARLRGQGLRPLLQPSDPSLNLPVSITWTGPVEGALKEICLQLGFRYREAGTPSAQVMTVVVHGLNRPAHELLEDIAWQIQPQAAVRFDPINRVLTLARTTGKELHS; translated from the coding sequence ATGTTCCGCAACCTTGTGCTGTGTTTATGCTGTCTTTTTCTCGCCGCCTGCGTGGGAAGGGAGCAGTCTTCCGCTCCTCCGCCCGCCGATTTCGTATCAACCACCCTGGGACACGCGGCAGAACAGGCTCATGGGGAACTCGCCATGATCGCCAGACTGCGCGGACAGGGCTTGCGGCCTCTGCTGCAGCCTTCCGACCCTTCGCTGAATCTGCCTGTCTCCATTACCTGGACGGGACCCGTGGAAGGAGCGCTCAAGGAAATCTGCCTGCAACTCGGCTTTCGCTACAGGGAAGCGGGAACACCCTCCGCACAGGTCATGACCGTGGTGGTGCATGGGCTGAACCGTCCCGCGCATGAACTTCTGGAAGACATCGCATGGCAGATACAGCCCCAGGCCGCCGTGCGTTTCGACCCCATCAACCGCGTTCTCACGCTGGCAAGAACCACCGGTAAGGAGCTTCATTCATGA
- a CDS encoding type IV secretory system conjugative DNA transfer family protein, protein MTMFARLIPALRLRLFGPRKAASLLLAFIAAVSLTGCAGMLPQNAPTTPVPVPPGTVNAPKAADKTNDDHAFTPYDASYAEDGNGQYLAVHVPADPASGPRKGDPDELAELLEMKGGSEKEHTAVKLMRPRAIKEAARLVTFQTAITWRYRQLAARTEEFSTIMDAAFNFTPLVLTQGEALIMPPLLARAGASMRIEEPGTATAAKATYEMLEPAQYIAVVPHWRTFLMMDDFPEPEKPNPAVLPKNSEERAIWRRAVRDAWTQGLKEADQLYADNVARMVRSYRGAMLYHLLTAQHLLSRISTASSDLGMHTTDNGNKLNIGQRVYRITAPSSFTVAPSPSVKKGRK, encoded by the coding sequence ATGACGATGTTCGCCCGTCTCATCCCTGCGCTTCGGCTTCGTCTTTTCGGTCCCCGGAAGGCGGCTTCTCTTCTGCTGGCCTTCATCGCAGCCGTCTCTCTGACCGGGTGCGCGGGAATGCTCCCGCAAAATGCCCCCACGACTCCCGTGCCCGTTCCCCCCGGCACGGTCAATGCGCCGAAAGCAGCGGACAAAACAAACGACGACCATGCCTTCACCCCCTACGACGCCTCCTATGCTGAAGACGGCAACGGGCAATACCTGGCCGTGCATGTTCCCGCCGACCCCGCTTCGGGACCGCGCAAAGGCGATCCCGACGAGCTGGCGGAACTTCTGGAAATGAAAGGCGGCAGTGAAAAAGAGCATACCGCCGTCAAGCTCATGCGCCCCAGAGCCATCAAGGAGGCGGCCCGGCTTGTTACGTTTCAGACGGCCATAACCTGGCGCTACCGACAGCTTGCCGCCAGAACCGAAGAGTTCAGTACCATCATGGATGCCGCCTTCAACTTCACGCCGCTTGTTCTGACGCAGGGGGAAGCCCTCATCATGCCGCCGCTTCTGGCACGGGCCGGAGCCTCCATGCGGATTGAAGAGCCGGGAACCGCGACAGCAGCAAAAGCGACTTATGAAATGCTTGAACCGGCACAGTACATCGCGGTTGTTCCTCACTGGCGAACCTTTCTGATGATGGACGATTTTCCCGAACCGGAAAAACCGAACCCCGCCGTTCTGCCCAAAAACAGCGAAGAGCGGGCCATCTGGCGACGCGCCGTGCGTGATGCCTGGACACAGGGGCTGAAAGAGGCGGATCAGCTTTACGCGGACAACGTGGCGCGGATGGTGCGGAGCTATCGCGGAGCCATGCTGTATCATCTGCTCACGGCCCAGCATCTTCTGAGCCGCATCAGCACCGCCTCTTCCGACCTGGGAATGCACACCACGGACAACGGAAACAAGCTGAACATCGGCCAGCGCGTTTATCGGATTACCGCGCCGTCATCCTTCACGGTCGCCCCGTCTCCTTCCGTAAAAAAGGGGAGAAAATGA